In a single window of the Campylobacter fetus subsp. testudinum 03-427 genome:
- a CDS encoding sugar transferase (Pfam match to PF02397.12 Bac_transf), whose protein sequence is MNTKNLKTGKLKSFIASSFLVLSDALVIYLSLILASYLVNLFSDETVYIGSLYVFYAINILLFFYSQIYTKRFDFWHESRVTLRNCFFGAAIILFVLTSSNLDFPRPVFVFSFVFMVFFLPISKFILKRVLYHTGLWKKPARIMGQSGEFEESVFENHYLGYIKSDKDYETLFICSNGLNAVMLNKIVEQNLKNHREIIFTPVLKEYDFSCSTIYSIFNSRTSLFSIENSLLNPINALLKMLLDFIIFIILLPIFSIVLGVIVLAMKIAEPHEKVFFAQNRLGKDGKIFKCFKLRTMKSDQSFMDEFLKNNPDEVAYYAKYHKFKNDPRITKIGAFLRATSLDELPQLFNVIKFEMSVVGPRPYMINERHQMGKDRYLILALRPGITGLWQVSGRSDTDFETRVKLDVWYVKNWSLYNDIIILIKTFKSVILRSGAK, encoded by the coding sequence ATGAATACGAAAAATTTAAAAACAGGTAAGCTAAAAAGCTTCATAGCCTCATCTTTTCTGGTTTTAAGTGACGCTTTGGTAATTTATTTATCGCTTATTTTGGCTAGTTATTTAGTAAATTTGTTTAGCGATGAAACTGTTTATATAGGCAGTTTATATGTTTTTTATGCTATTAATATTTTACTATTTTTTTATAGCCAAATATATACAAAAAGATTTGATTTTTGGCACGAAAGTAGAGTGACTTTGCGTAACTGCTTTTTTGGTGCGGCTATTATTTTGTTTGTTTTGACAAGCTCAAATTTAGATTTTCCACGACCTGTTTTTGTGTTTAGTTTTGTGTTTATGGTGTTTTTTTTACCTATTAGTAAATTTATACTAAAAAGAGTTTTGTATCACACTGGATTATGGAAAAAACCAGCTAGAATAATGGGGCAAAGCGGGGAATTTGAAGAGTCTGTTTTTGAAAATCACTATTTAGGTTATATAAAATCAGACAAAGATTACGAAACGCTTTTTATATGTAGCAATGGATTAAACGCCGTTATGCTAAATAAAATAGTCGAGCAAAATCTAAAAAATCATAGAGAGATTATATTTACTCCTGTTTTAAAAGAGTATGATTTTTCTTGTTCTACTATATATAGTATATTTAATTCAAGAACTAGTCTTTTTAGTATAGAAAATTCGCTGTTAAATCCTATAAATGCGCTGCTTAAAATGCTTCTTGATTTTATAATTTTTATTATTTTATTGCCTATTTTTTCTATCGTTTTAGGAGTGATTGTTTTGGCTATGAAGATAGCAGAACCTCATGAAAAAGTATTTTTTGCACAAAACAGACTCGGTAAAGATGGTAAAATATTTAAATGTTTCAAGCTTAGAACTATGAAAAGCGATCAAAGTTTTATGGATGAGTTTTTGAAAAATAATCCAGATGAGGTTGCTTACTACGCCAAATATCATAAATTTAAAAACGACCCTAGAATTACAAAAATAGGAGCTTTTTTGCGCGCTACTTCACTTGATGAGCTGCCCCAGCTTTTTAATGTTATTAAATTTGAAATGAGCGTTGTAGGACCTAGACCGTATATGATAAATGAACGCCATCAAATGGGCAAAGATCGTTATCTTATACTTGCTTTAAGACCGGGGATCACAGGACTTTGGCAAGTAAGTGGTAGAAGCGATACAGATTTTGAAACTAGAGTAAAACTTGATGTGTGGTATGTAAAAAATTGGTCATTATATAATGATATAATCATACTTATAAAAACTTTTAAAAGCGTTATTTTAAGAAGCGGTGCTAAATAG
- the ftsY gene encoding cell division protein FtsY (Pfam match to PF00448.18 SRP54): protein MFEFLKKGLEKTINAVASNRPQDKKITKDILEELLLEADVPYEITEEIIYYLPPKDIVSKDDLTRVMQTYFLYDNKKIEAKPFVQMIIGVNGAGKTTTIAKLANLYKNSGKSVLLGASDTFRAGAVEQIKLWANKLNVPIVASSQGHDPAAVAFDTISSAVAKNYDYAIIDTAGRLQNQKNLASELEKIVRISNKAFEGAPHQKILVLDGTQGNAGIAQAKAFHDIVKIDGVIITKLDGTSKGGSLFGVARELELPILYIGVGERMEDLIKFDAKEFVDTICDAIYLDK from the coding sequence ATGTTTGAATTTCTAAAAAAGGGTTTAGAAAAAACTATAAACGCAGTTGCCTCCAATAGACCACAAGACAAAAAAATCACAAAAGATATTCTTGAAGAACTGCTATTAGAAGCAGATGTACCGTATGAAATCACTGAAGAAATAATCTACTATCTACCTCCAAAAGATATAGTAAGCAAAGATGATTTAACTAGAGTTATGCAGACTTATTTTTTATATGATAACAAAAAAATCGAAGCAAAACCGTTTGTTCAAATGATAATCGGAGTCAATGGAGCTGGAAAAACAACAACTATAGCAAAACTCGCAAATTTATATAAAAATAGCGGCAAAAGCGTGCTTTTAGGCGCTAGTGATACATTTAGAGCAGGAGCTGTGGAGCAGATAAAACTTTGGGCAAACAAATTAAACGTGCCTATAGTAGCTTCATCTCAAGGTCATGATCCTGCAGCAGTAGCTTTTGATACTATCAGCTCAGCAGTCGCTAAGAACTATGATTACGCGATAATAGATACCGCAGGAAGACTGCAAAATCAAAAAAATTTAGCAAGTGAGCTGGAAAAAATAGTTAGAATATCAAATAAAGCATTTGAAGGCGCTCCGCATCAGAAAATTCTAGTTCTTGATGGTACGCAAGGAAATGCCGGGATCGCTCAAGCAAAGGCTTTTCACGATATAGTAAAAATAGACGGAGTTATAATAACAAAATTAGACGGAACTTCAAAAGGTGGATCGCTATTTGGCGTAGCAAGAGAACTGGAACTTCCTATATTGTATATAGGTGTTGGTGAGCGTATGGAAGATCTTATTAAATTTGATGCAAAAGAGTTTGTAGATACTATATGCGACGCTATATACTTGGATAAATAA
- a CDS encoding putative ComE family competence protein (Pfam match to PF12836.3 HHH_3) — protein sequence MRLFGLIALLASLTYAAVNLNTATKEELMALPGIGEIKANAIIDYRKHTKFKSIDEIKNIKGISDKRFNTIKSDLTITDNTDISNIKSKIKSKDTKILKDTKTSNKDKVKNTNKTKDKTKSEKNIDERNIDEK from the coding sequence GTGAGATTATTTGGTTTAATAGCTTTACTTGCTAGTTTGACTTACGCTGCAGTAAATTTAAATACTGCTACTAAAGAGGAGCTTATGGCGCTTCCTGGTATAGGAGAGATAAAAGCTAATGCTATAATAGATTATAGAAAACATACTAAATTTAAAAGCATAGATGAGATAAAGAACATTAAAGGTATAAGTGATAAGAGATTTAACACTATAAAGTCTGATCTTACAATTACTGATAATACAGATATTAGTAATATCAAATCAAAAATTAAATCAAAAGATACTAAAATATTAAAAGATACTAAAACATCAAATAAAGATAAAGTAAAAAACACTAATAAAACTAAAGATAAAACCAAATCTGAAAAAAATATTGATGAGCGTAATATTGATGAGAAGTAA
- a CDS encoding glycosyltransferase, family 1 (Pfam matches to PF00534.16 Glycos_transf_1, and to PF13439.2 Glyco_transf_4) yields MKKALVCDWLDKYSGAERCVESFTDIWNDFDIFSLVDFLNDTDRSVILKGKKASVSFIQNLPFSKSKFRNYLPFFPYAIEQFDLNDYDLVLSSSHCVAKGILTNHEQFHICYMHTPIRYAWDMYHSYLNEHKLNSGLKAMLVKWFLYRIRMWDYTSANRADKIIANSKFIASRIEKIYSRKADVLYPPVDTEVFALNSHKDDYYVTCSRLVAYKKVDVIVRAFNKNGKKLVVIGDGEEMQNLKALAKKNIELVGFQSIQNLKQYLQGARAFVFAAIEDFGISVVEAMSCGTPVIALKKGGACESVEEGVCGKLFCEQNEDSLNAAIVEFEKNIDKFDPNLIRQNALKFSKDKFKKSINEYVNNEYEKFKNR; encoded by the coding sequence TTGAAAAAAGCGTTGGTTTGTGACTGGTTGGATAAATATAGCGGAGCTGAAAGATGTGTAGAAAGCTTCACTGATATTTGGAATGATTTTGATATTTTTTCGCTTGTGGATTTTTTAAATGATACGGATAGAAGCGTCATTTTAAAGGGCAAAAAAGCATCTGTTAGTTTTATACAAAATTTACCTTTTTCAAAATCTAAATTTAGAAATTATCTACCATTTTTTCCTTATGCTATCGAGCAGTTTGATTTGAATGATTATGATCTTGTACTATCTAGTTCGCACTGTGTAGCAAAAGGAATTTTAACAAATCACGAACAATTTCATATCTGCTATATGCACACTCCTATAAGATATGCGTGGGATATGTATCATTCGTATTTAAACGAACATAAGCTTAATAGCGGACTTAAAGCGATGCTTGTAAAATGGTTTTTGTATCGCATTAGAATGTGGGATTATACGAGTGCAAATAGAGCCGATAAAATCATTGCAAACTCTAAATTTATAGCTTCTAGGATAGAAAAAATTTACTCAAGAAAAGCAGACGTATTGTATCCGCCAGTAGATACTGAAGTATTTGCGTTAAATAGCCATAAAGATGACTATTACGTTACTTGCTCAAGGTTGGTAGCTTATAAAAAAGTTGATGTTATAGTAAGAGCTTTTAACAAAAATGGTAAAAAATTAGTAGTGATAGGCGATGGCGAAGAGATGCAAAATTTAAAAGCTTTGGCTAAAAAAAATATTGAATTAGTAGGCTTTCAAAGCATTCAAAACTTAAAGCAGTATCTTCAAGGCGCAAGAGCGTTTGTGTTTGCTGCTATAGAGGATTTTGGTATTAGCGTAGTAGAGGCGATGTCGTGCGGCACTCCTGTTATAGCATTAAAAAAAGGAGGAGCTTGTGAAAGCGTGGAAGAGGGCGTTTGCGGTAAGTTGTTTTGCGAACAAAACGAGGATAGTTTAAATGCAGCTATAGTTGAATTTGAAAAAAATATAGATAAATTTGATCCAAATTTGATAAGACAAAATGCGCTTAAATTTTCAAAAGATAAATTTAAAAAATCTATAAACGAGTATGTAAATAATGAATACGAAAAATTTAAAAACAGGTAA
- the radA gene encoding DNA repair and recombination protein (Pfam matches to PF13481.2 AAA_25, and to PF13541.2 ChlI) produces the protein MAKVKTIFECEACGNQQSKWMGKCPACGAWESFIELSSQQIKAMKEISKPSLSTANAKPITQIEIERISRKSTGDVELDLVLGGGVVNGSLVLIGGSPGIGKSTLLLKIGSNLANSGEKVLYVSGEESSTQIKLRANRLDANSENLYLLTEINLDSILAEISKKEYKVLIIDSIQTLYSDKITSAPGSISQIREITFELMRLAKREDISVFIIGHITKEGSIAGPRVLEHMVDVVLYFEGDSSTELRMLRGFKNRFGSTSEVGIFEMKSSGLISSKDATSKFFTRGVAISGSAITATMEGSRALIVEIQALVCESSYPKRSSTGFDKNRLDMILALLERKLEIPLGHYDVFINVTGGVKINETACDLAVVAAIISSFRNRPISKESLFIGELSLNGEIREIFNLDARLKEASMQKFKNVVAPNKPIEDSKLKIFVAKEISQVLEWM, from the coding sequence ATGGCGAAAGTTAAAACAATATTTGAGTGTGAAGCGTGTGGAAATCAGCAAAGCAAATGGATGGGTAAATGCCCTGCATGCGGCGCTTGGGAAAGTTTTATAGAACTTAGTAGTCAGCAGATAAAAGCTATGAAAGAAATTTCAAAACCATCTCTTAGTACTGCTAATGCAAAACCTATAACTCAGATAGAAATAGAAAGAATTTCGCGTAAAAGTACAGGTGACGTCGAACTTGACCTTGTTTTAGGAGGCGGAGTAGTAAATGGCTCATTAGTATTGATAGGTGGAAGTCCTGGAATAGGTAAATCAACTCTTCTTTTAAAAATCGGTTCAAATTTAGCAAATAGCGGTGAAAAAGTACTATATGTAAGTGGAGAAGAGAGTTCCACTCAGATCAAGCTTAGAGCTAATAGATTAGATGCAAATAGTGAAAATTTGTATCTTTTAACAGAGATAAATTTGGATTCCATTTTGGCTGAAATATCAAAAAAAGAGTATAAAGTATTGATAATAGACTCTATACAAACTTTATACAGCGATAAGATAACTTCTGCTCCTGGCTCAATCTCGCAAATACGCGAAATCACATTTGAACTTATGCGTCTTGCAAAAAGAGAGGATATATCTGTTTTTATAATAGGTCATATCACGAAAGAAGGTTCAATAGCAGGACCAAGAGTACTTGAACATATGGTTGATGTAGTCTTATACTTTGAAGGAGATAGTAGCACGGAACTTAGAATGCTGCGTGGATTTAAAAATAGATTTGGCTCTACTAGCGAAGTTGGGATATTTGAGATGAAAAGCTCAGGATTAATTAGCTCTAAAGACGCTACTAGTAAATTTTTTACAAGAGGAGTCGCCATAAGCGGATCTGCTATAACCGCCACTATGGAAGGAAGCCGCGCACTCATAGTAGAAATTCAAGCCCTAGTCTGCGAAAGTAGCTATCCAAAAAGAAGTTCAACTGGATTTGATAAAAATCGCCTTGATATGATACTTGCTTTATTAGAACGAAAACTTGAAATTCCACTTGGGCATTATGACGTGTTTATCAACGTAACTGGTGGCGTAAAGATAAACGAAACTGCTTGTGATCTAGCAGTAGTAGCCGCCATCATATCTAGTTTTAGAAATAGGCCTATTAGTAAAGAGAGTTTATTTATAGGGGAACTTAGTTTAAATGGTGAAATAAGAGAGATTTTTAATCTTGATGCAAGGCTAAAAGAAGCTAGTATGCAAAAATTTAAAAACGTAGTCGCACCAAATAAACCGATAGAAGACTCAAAATTAAAAATATTTGTAGCAAAAGAGATATCTCAAGTACTAGAGTGGATGTAA
- a CDS encoding putative protein (DUF945 domain) (Pfam match to PF06097.7 DUF945), with translation MRKIIYLVLAILTLALIFQFYIYNYAKSMSNIVLDSLKQNQNMIISNINQSSGIFSQNLSFDLDTKDIFLSSVSKENNESLKINVNLKSSYFLLSILNGIDINGTVEVINPTDKAAISEIFGTNKPILISANTGLKNSNLDFKFQILPVNFQDEYSQLVSDKIIFDVSLNDDKIDKISFFADDIKFSQSGLIIQLLNLEYSINYPNGINFADFDKYGIFDNDSKLNLSKISVNSGLIGFSIDDISIISNLKTNIDSFDSNLNLDIKSLDSGGFGLNNINLIASVNSIDIEASKYVIEAATNDILISDMENKLLDIVKRDPKFDITNFSFESKDGDKFSFDFSFWFENAQNMIKPKDILNYSNFTGNLVTTNRLSSISPWLLMMKSYEDYLIENGILIESGNGYKADFELSRNKDDIIFNGLVPLNSVLR, from the coding sequence ATGAGAAAAATCATATATCTTGTATTGGCTATTTTAACTTTGGCTTTAATTTTTCAATTTTATATTTACAACTATGCTAAATCTATGTCAAATATAGTTCTAGATTCGCTTAAACAAAATCAAAATATGATTATTTCAAATATCAATCAAAGTAGCGGTATTTTTAGCCAGAATTTATCGTTTGATTTAGATACTAAAGATATTTTTTTAAGCAGTGTTTCTAAAGAAAATAATGAAAGTTTAAAGATAAATGTAAATTTAAAAAGCAGTTATTTCCTACTTTCTATTTTAAATGGTATTGATATAAATGGTACTGTTGAGGTGATAAATCCTACTGATAAAGCAGCTATCTCTGAAATTTTTGGTACGAATAAACCTATTTTGATATCTGCAAATACTGGGCTGAAAAATTCAAATTTGGATTTCAAATTCCAAATACTTCCTGTAAATTTTCAAGATGAATATAGCCAGCTTGTTAGTGATAAAATAATTTTTGATGTGAGTTTAAACGATGATAAAATCGATAAAATATCATTTTTTGCAGATGATATAAAATTCTCGCAAAGCGGACTTATTATTCAGCTTTTAAATTTAGAATACTCTATAAATTATCCAAACGGAATAAATTTTGCAGATTTTGATAAATATGGTATATTTGATAACGATTCTAAACTGAACTTGTCTAAAATATCCGTAAATTCGGGACTTATCGGTTTTAGTATAGATGATATTTCTATTATTAGTAACTTAAAAACAAATATTGATAGTTTTGATTCAAATTTAAATTTGGATATAAAATCGCTAGATAGCGGTGGTTTTGGTTTGAATAATATTAATTTAATCGCCAGTGTAAATTCCATAGATATAGAAGCTTCTAAGTATGTTATAGAGGCCGCAACAAACGATATATTGATATCTGATATGGAAAATAAGCTGCTAGATATAGTCAAAAGAGATCCAAAATTTGATATAACAAATTTTAGTTTTGAAAGTAAAGATGGAGATAAATTTTCATTTGATTTTTCGTTTTGGTTTGAAAATGCGCAAAATATGATAAAACCAAAAGATATTTTAAATTATTCAAATTTCACTGGAAATTTGGTTACTACAAATAGATTATCTAGCATATCGCCTTGGCTTTTAATGATGAAATCTTACGAGGATTATCTTATAGAAAACGGTATTTTGATTGAGTCTGGAAATGGATATAAAGCGGATTTTGAATTAAGCAGAAATAAAGATGATATAATATTTAACGGTTTAGTACCTTTAAACTCGGTACTTCGTTGA
- a CDS encoding ribonuclease Y (Pfam matches to PF12072.4 DUF3552, and to PF01966.18 HD, and to PF00013.25 KH_1), protein MIEVVVGIGAGLIGIGAGYLVAKKINDANYSIFLEQAKAKAKAIEFEAESILKDAKVKVNEAEFEAKKRYEEKGSRLQKEYNQKLDDISKKEHAILNEQEILKNSKDELEKSQDQAKTLYEEGLNLKIAYQDKLSETLKVLEHVAGLTEDEAKNMVLRKVEEKSRAEIAHIVRKYEEEAKKEAKKRANYILAQATSRYAGEFAAERLINVVNIKNDELKGRIIGKEGRNIKTLEMVLGVDVIIDDTPHAIILSSFNLYRRAIATRVIELLVEDGRIQPARIEEIHKKVCDEFEASILEEGENILIDLGISKVHPEIVKLIGKLKFRASYGQNALAHSLEVAHLSGIIAAETGGDEKLAKRAGILHDIGKALTHEYEGSHVDLGAEICKRYKEHPVVINAIYAHHGHEEALSVECAAVCAADALSAARPGARREVLESFLKRVEEIESIATSKEGIKGAYAINAGREIRVIANAKLVNDDEAVLLAKEIAEEIQDKIQYPGEIKVNVIRELRAIEFAK, encoded by the coding sequence ATGATAGAAGTTGTAGTAGGGATCGGCGCTGGGCTTATCGGGATCGGCGCTGGATATCTTGTAGCTAAAAAGATAAACGATGCGAATTATAGTATCTTTTTAGAACAGGCAAAAGCAAAAGCAAAAGCCATAGAATTCGAGGCTGAAAGCATATTAAAAGATGCTAAAGTCAAGGTAAATGAGGCTGAGTTTGAAGCCAAAAAACGTTACGAAGAAAAAGGTAGCAGACTTCAAAAAGAGTATAATCAAAAGCTAGATGATATCTCTAAAAAAGAGCATGCTATTTTAAACGAACAAGAAATTTTGAAAAACAGTAAAGATGAGTTAGAAAAATCGCAAGATCAAGCCAAAACTCTTTATGAGGAGGGTTTGAATTTAAAAATTGCGTATCAAGATAAGCTTAGCGAAACTTTAAAAGTACTAGAGCATGTAGCAGGGCTCACTGAAGATGAAGCTAAAAATATGGTTTTAAGAAAAGTAGAAGAAAAAAGTAGAGCCGAAATAGCGCATATCGTTAGAAAATACGAAGAAGAGGCGAAAAAAGAGGCCAAAAAAAGAGCAAATTATATACTAGCTCAAGCCACTAGTAGATACGCAGGAGAGTTTGCGGCTGAACGTCTGATAAATGTTGTAAATATCAAAAATGACGAGCTTAAAGGTCGTATCATAGGAAAAGAGGGCAGAAATATCAAAACTCTTGAAATGGTGCTTGGCGTAGATGTCATCATAGATGATACTCCGCATGCTATTATTTTATCGAGTTTTAATCTCTATAGACGAGCGATCGCTACTAGGGTGATCGAACTTTTGGTTGAAGATGGAAGAATTCAACCCGCAAGAATAGAAGAAATTCATAAAAAAGTCTGTGATGAGTTTGAAGCAAGCATACTTGAAGAGGGTGAAAATATTTTGATAGACCTTGGTATTAGCAAAGTTCATCCAGAAATTGTTAAATTGATAGGAAAGCTTAAATTTAGAGCTAGTTATGGTCAAAATGCGCTTGCTCATAGTCTTGAAGTTGCCCATTTATCGGGTATTATAGCAGCAGAGACCGGCGGAGATGAAAAATTGGCAAAGAGAGCTGGAATTTTGCATGATATAGGAAAAGCTTTAACTCATGAGTATGAAGGAAGCCACGTTGATTTAGGAGCCGAAATTTGCAAACGCTATAAAGAACATCCAGTTGTTATAAATGCTATTTATGCTCACCACGGACATGAAGAGGCTTTAAGCGTAGAATGCGCTGCAGTATGTGCAGCGGACGCACTTTCTGCAGCACGTCCTGGAGCTAGAAGAGAGGTTCTTGAGAGCTTCTTAAAAAGAGTAGAAGAGATAGAATCGATAGCAACAAGTAAAGAAGGAATAAAAGGTGCTTACGCTATAAATGCTGGTAGAGAGATAAGGGTTATAGCAAATGCAAAGCTTGTAAATGATGATGAGGCGGTACTTTTAGCAAAAGAGATAGCTGAAGAGATTCAAGATAAAATTCAGTATCCAGGTGAAATAAAAGTAAATGTCATCAGAGAGCTTAGAGCGATAGAATTTGCTAAATAA
- a CDS encoding putative lipid-binding protein (SYLF/DUF500 domain) (Pfam match to PF04366.8 Ysc84) yields MKKIILGIAFCFSILFANDELLLDSANAYKVVLQTNSVPSTQLIEKSSAILVFPKFVKAGFILGATVGRGVMMVKQSDGWTPIGVKIGGASLGLQAGYESSYLVIYVLKKSVIQDIKDTKFTVGADASISFMDSGVNRGKMSDFTLSNDMYAYSNNSGFFAGAKLGGSVITLDDRSKFDINSYGFNALIEAFMN; encoded by the coding sequence TTGAAAAAAATAATTTTAGGTATAGCTTTTTGTTTTAGTATATTATTTGCAAATGACGAACTTTTGCTAGATAGCGCAAATGCTTATAAGGTAGTTTTGCAAACAAATAGCGTACCTTCTACTCAACTAATTGAAAAATCAAGCGCTATACTGGTTTTTCCTAAATTCGTAAAAGCGGGATTTATACTAGGTGCAACAGTCGGACGCGGTGTTATGATGGTAAAACAGAGCGATGGCTGGACGCCTATAGGCGTAAAAATAGGAGGCGCAAGTCTTGGTTTGCAAGCAGGTTATGAGAGTAGTTATTTAGTTATTTACGTACTTAAAAAAAGTGTGATTCAAGATATCAAAGACACTAAATTTACAGTAGGAGCCGACGCTTCTATCAGTTTTATGGATAGCGGGGTAAATAGAGGAAAAATGAGTGATTTTACGTTATCAAACGATATGTATGCGTATTCAAATAATAGCGGATTTTTTGCCGGAGCAAAACTTGGAGGTTCGGTTATAACTTTAGATGATAGATCTAAATTTGATATAAATTCTTATGGATTTAATGCTTTGATAGAAGCATTTATGAACTAA
- a CDS encoding 5,10-methenyltetrahydrofolate synthetase (Pfam match to PF01812.16 5-FTHF_cyc-lig) yields the protein MVVKFEKSSYRKFAKEKLRKIIKFRAKSFSYKINNEILNLIKYLKARNVLIFTPLAYEPDLLKLRQKLSRNHNIFIPFMVDKSLKMVKLRLPFKTSKFNVKEASDSNAFFKSIDLAVIPVVGVDGNMARIGHGMGYYDRFFAKLAYKPITVFVQIEDFYIKEKICSLHDITCDFYITPTKKYIKKVSYDRSCSRDRRWAYRDRRWISCS from the coding sequence ATGGTCGTTAAATTTGAAAAAAGTAGTTATAGAAAATTTGCAAAAGAGAAATTGAGAAAAATTATTAAATTTAGAGCGAAATCTTTTAGTTACAAAATCAACAATGAGATTTTAAATTTGATTAAATATCTTAAAGCGCGTAATGTGCTTATTTTTACACCTCTTGCGTATGAACCAGATCTGTTAAAACTAAGACAAAAACTATCTAGAAATCATAATATCTTTATCCCCTTTATGGTAGATAAAAGTTTAAAAATGGTAAAATTGAGACTGCCTTTTAAAACATCTAAATTTAATGTTAAAGAGGCAAGCGATTCAAATGCTTTTTTTAAAAGCATAGATCTAGCTGTTATTCCTGTGGTTGGGGTTGATGGGAATATGGCTAGGATAGGACACGGAATGGGTTATTATGATAGATTTTTTGCTAAGCTTGCATATAAGCCTATAACTGTTTTTGTCCAAATAGAGGATTTTTATATTAAAGAAAAAATTTGTAGTTTGCACGATATAACGTGTGATTTTTATATAACCCCTACAAAAAAATATATTAAAAAGGTTAGTTATGATAGAAGTTGTAGTAGGGATCGGCGCTGGGCTTATCGGGATCGGCGCTGGATATCTTGTAGCTAA
- a CDS encoding putative membrane protein, DedA family, type III (SNARE domain) (Pfam match to PF09335.7 SNARE_assoc): protein MQDMLNSLSAYGYIILFFYTLGGGMVAIIAAGLLSYAGKLDLTTCIVIAAISNFIGDSILFYLGRYNKQAVLPYFKSHKRKLALAQILFKKYGDKIIFIKKYIYGLKTLVPLAIGLTKYSMKKFSIINAICSIIWAVSLGLLSYLAGDLVNRIANYFGDSVFFFPVLMVVLLGIIWMYFSFATKKRNKI from the coding sequence ATGCAAGATATGTTAAATAGCCTATCGGCTTATGGATATATAATTTTGTTTTTCTATACTCTTGGAGGCGGTATGGTAGCGATCATCGCTGCTGGACTTCTTAGTTACGCCGGAAAGCTAGATCTTACTACTTGTATAGTTATCGCTGCGATTTCAAATTTTATCGGCGATAGCATACTTTTTTATCTTGGTAGATATAATAAACAAGCTGTTTTGCCGTATTTTAAATCACATAAAAGAAAGCTAGCTTTAGCTCAAATTTTATTTAAAAAATACGGAGATAAGATAATTTTTATTAAAAAATACATTTATGGATTAAAAACTTTAGTTCCTTTGGCTATCGGACTTACAAAGTATAGTATGAAAAAATTTAGCATTATAAATGCTATTTGCTCTATAATATGGGCTGTTTCTCTAGGACTTCTTAGCTATTTAGCAGGTGATCTTGTCAATAGAATTGCTAATTATTTTGGTGATAGCGTATTTTTCTTTCCTGTTTTGATGGTTGTTTTGCTTGGTATTATCTGGATGTACTTTAGTTTTGCGACTAAAAAAAGGAATAAAATATGA
- a CDS encoding protein disulfide reductase, TlpA family (Pfam match to PF08534.6 Redoxin), protein MKSRSLIIAFLLIFAYGCSKEGKNEETSESSSAVIGEDYSRAFSLSLNSGKTIYMQRSQKGFDIEDNNKAVLFAFFATWCPPCKAEIPYLVNLQDKFEKNLRVVGVLMEDRTNDEIKEFIKMYNINYDIAYGDNNYFFAKALGGVVGIPFMVLYYPDGKYANAYTGMVPLEMLESDVKKVIL, encoded by the coding sequence ATGAAATCAAGAAGCTTAATTATAGCATTTTTACTTATCTTTGCATACGGATGTAGCAAAGAAGGGAAAAACGAAGAAACATCAGAAAGCAGCAGCGCGGTTATAGGAGAAGATTATAGTAGAGCATTTTCACTATCTTTAAATAGCGGAAAAACTATATATATGCAAAGAAGCCAAAAAGGTTTTGATATAGAAGACAATAACAAAGCGGTTTTATTTGCATTTTTTGCGACTTGGTGTCCTCCTTGCAAAGCAGAAATACCATATCTTGTGAATTTACAAGATAAATTTGAAAAAAATTTAAGAGTGGTCGGCGTTTTAATGGAAGATAGAACTAACGACGAGATTAAAGAGTTTATCAAAATGTACAATATAAATTACGATATAGCTTACGGCGATAACAATTACTTTTTTGCTAAAGCTCTTGGAGGAGTTGTAGGGATACCTTTTATGGTGCTGTATTATCCAGATGGAAAGTATGCAAATGCATATACTGGAATGGTTCCTTTAGAAATGTTGGAGTCTGATGTAAAAAAGGTAATCTTATAA